The Echeneis naucrates chromosome 23, fEcheNa1.1, whole genome shotgun sequence genome has a segment encoding these proteins:
- the golgb1 gene encoding golgin subfamily B member 1 isoform X2 — translation MLSRLATVLQELSGEEGPGGDPQAMLVPQLPAGEGQPPVESEVPEEAMERLAHLEQLVVQLKELIRDKDTQLVQKDTELTNKDAQLKNEKEEAEARFTKLKLQAKAKMTSLNKQIADLKGSGGGTLSPDTSFTGAGAAAEEELQELKSKLCEEEANSRELQQRLQATEQLLQEKESTHVEQLQKLQAVICEKDVRFQEQIQKHEEELMKVTTQSHNESELQQALQAAQRRSEELEEALKSRSQVLEMLQQEVNSADQQKQILTAQFRQMEQELAEAVKLRDEERQQWVEQAGRADAELASLRTSLEALEGERAEVAVRQESELVSLRESERFSQEALETEKMEVARLEKELALMKEAELAAIKASNDASERDQIEIARLESELASIREATVHASQEVVEREKLEVDKLERELASLKEEQEDAKKKSETLAEVWRHLQALTLADVDAAEEKPVPGDLSLLLDSVQSIATQLATLKDKQSESEERCAALTHTMETLQDQLDRKSLDQEEATAKIQELEQQIVTLSEREDVTEPSAQDSSAHIQELQQQLSEKDNELVALRESFRLAEEQRSGEVATRETYNEAPDQNQDVSTAPTDSSAALPDLMEDTQEEETTLVAEDTSVLSISADNESSPELIGHQCESPEESKGTSSDEMVASSDSEVAHSSWTLLEAVNQDGGHEWPSILQDFGQLQLQSWEAASMEQENSTVQVESASVVIRETVQVHLTQQGSSSTDTSLPTGQAFAQTLAEELQKRYSELLAELQRLKAAAAESQEKIKSLEEETQSLTAAKGKAECQANDFAEELKFAKVKLDEVSQQSCSVVEKHSVEMQLLEEQIEILSFESKTKDQKIQSLQSDLEQTQRALSEQEGQARMLSAQLEDRELLTSELEKKLEDTENSMVEYSQTSVLKNEALLKKDSEISELHLHLSQKEQEIMELNDSMSARLVQVEEEKFQIDSEVNKLREQIVELQNVRKETQEVSCEDSAAHEDDELGTLRKEKGVLETQLTNTKKKLQAALVQRKELMKKVADFEAEAKKWKEKDELEKEENPANVPEVEKTGAHEIQEMEAKVLELEQALRSKEEIIESLKQKNSQQDEVIAEALALNQKLSEEAENSHNQSVEISPETTMLQSQVATLEAECETLQRKVQEAQESRRETIRKAKDKDRHHREQLKQQKEEYSELMERFEAQGGEREALLTKLRELEEKVTSEKEDQSHHETQQAVENVNKQMAAGDWVQEDWVDFATSEPDSSQPQTLDSVQHHLKTSDHPVHSVNPAQMEESVKALGEDLQTVQEAYRELENQLQETQAGLSLKEAEVLDLGKEVQALREKESQINALSEEVNDLREKYRQAVSYAETLKAEMVASADSSSTTETLQAEVEDFKQFLNNKNQEILELSQQLSEQNSLINSMQDTVSQKDQVIASLQEELKAQQEKTQRLEVEVPQKQEEENDSEAKIQQLQRKLQAALISRKEVLKESKIQKEKLASTEEHVTELQQKMESAEDELTKLRAERLILIDEVDRTLLENQSLGSSCESLKLAMEGIVNEKDACKRESELAKEEAIRMSREWEEKVQGMKDEYETLLKSYENVSDEAERVRRVLEAARQERQELAARVRTNEAARQQAERQAEDAQKEVDTVKDKMRKFAKTKQQKILELEEENERLREMQESSGVKQEDNTLKAEAERLQEELGALKAELDATVAERDSLGEQIEELREQLSQIRVNEENETQVTQLSSAAVEEVVTAQKSETIMTKAEPDESQYEENPVTSEETSGDLMVAMSAPEAHFQHTEEKEKERMSESAQNVLEDKMKEMETERALWREQEAELKATLASLERDLQESEEKLTVVSSLEKCLQERKDREKSLIEEGLKRETQFKELLRSLESEKDNLEERLMNQLAQLNGSIAGYQQETADNREHLAEVQQEVERLERERAELEAQAQSERDRASRLEEDMRQAQRERAEAEAGCGKQRELEQQLRSAQRVKEGSQNRARQLEELLREKQLEVRQLQKDSIQYQERISELGREAKALQLGLDELNKKLEQSQLETSKTIEDLKGTEAELAGCKSQLEEVQKQLSEALAEKATLEQSVQQREASMRAEAEQTLDSVRFRLGAELKEMELRLEEAYREREKEEEATMEAREMAEGAERRAQEMQARLDESLARLAAFSRCMSSLQDDRDRVLDEARQWETRFNDALRGKEGEVREAETRAKELEEHLQKEIVLKEELQISVERLEKADKDWQLRLEEEGKKVTESQSALVEEKSKLQETLAELQSAQNEVRALTDELQGLHHRVQALEEAVGRLQGEVDQTRTELREREAEEKRLCLNLEQLETDLRSSKALTENLEAELNEKERREVEMLGEIEQAVAQSADEARKEADSRAQEAEKELEQRREEVRDLEEKLRKAEEESNNRKAKLDSFMKAMSSLQDDRDRVLNMYKQLEEKHLQVMMEKDGLIQEAAGENNSLKEELRSLLVQRDDLYAEKAKLSAQLHGYRDDLNQVLSMKDSQHKQLLATQRERITSLEREREELESQLKSISRARETEVEAVRVERDTLSQAADSNTISQLIDAPGAEVEKLREQLQTSREQIEALQGTLQRERQEQDSKSKELAELRWEGGVMRTESESAQERVAELARDLLAIEQKLLEEKEVTTQLRAENQSFAKAMASLQDSRDQAVNKAQEMSLKMEEMSKAAVGHAAHSSPAGSTGEVWSLKNALQALQNDRERLLEQLQTQTSVLKKQKSELARLGAGELIKVSQELFEEKKKNEDMLSVIMQLENVVQIGKQEVETLRLERIDWMAQAEQLKQQTLTTLSERDQQLRQLTAMLEEARTHEPKLQKEHYQREGTEKADSPPGAPQERSSPPDSHAYIAEVKELQRRLDEETQQRMAAEEQLMATQDRLKRHSQATWHFAQEGDHSETAVFIEPPEGAVTRVRRGGPGLMRMLRAAFCSRQRTPLLLSLYLLTVHVLLLMCLGGYL, via the exons ATGTTGAGCCGCCTGGCCACGGTCCTCCAGGAGCTCTCTGGAGAGGAGGGCCCAGGTGGAGATCCGCAG GCTATGCTGGTGCCTCAGCTCCCTGCTGGTGAGGGCCAGCCTCCAGTGGAGTCTGAGGTACCTGAGGAGGCCATGGAGAGGCTGGCTCACCTGGAACAACTGGTGGTCCAGCTGAAGGAGCTCATTCGAGACAAAGACACCCAGCTTGTCCAAAAGGACACAGAGCTGACCAACAAAGATGCACAGCTCAAG aatgaaaaggaagaagCTGAGGCTCGATTCACAAAACTCAAACTGCAGGCCAAAGCTAAGATGACATCACTCAACAAACAGATAGCTGATTTAAAAGGATCAGGAGGAGGCACG CTGAGCCCAGACACCTCTTTCACAGGagctggtgctgcagctgaggaAGAGCTCCAAGAACTGAAGAGCAAGCTGTGTGAGGAAGAGGCCAACAGCCGGGAGCTGCAACAACGACTCCAGGCCACTGAGCAGCTTCTTCAGGAGAAGGAATCTACCCATGTTGAACAG ctGCAGAAACTGCAGGCAGTGATCTGCGAGAAGGATGTGCGTTTCCAGGAGCAGATCCAAAAACATGAAGAAGAGCTGATGAAGGTCACAACACAGTCTCACAATGAGAGCGAGCTTCAGCAG GCCCTGCAAGCAGCCCAGAGGCGCAGTGAAGAACTTGAGGAGGCCCTAAAATCTCGTTCCCAAGTGCTGGaaatgctgcagcaggaagtgaacAGTGCCGATCAGCAGAAACAG ATCTTGACTGCTCAGTTCCGGCAGATGGAGCAGGAGCTGGCCGAGGCTGTGAAACTCAGGGACGAGGAGAGGCAGCAGTGGGTTGAGCAGGCCGGCAGAGCGGATGCAGAACTTGCATCTCTCCGGACCAGCCTGGAGGCTctggaaggagagagagcggAGGTGGCGGTGAGGCAGGAGAGTGAGCTGGTCTCCCTGAGAGAATCTGAGCGTTTTAGTCAGGAGGCTCTGGAGACGGAGAAGATGGAAGTTGCCAGGCTGGAGAAAGAACTAGCTCTGATGAAAGAGGCTGAGCTTGCAGCCATCAAGGCGAGCAATGATGCTTCAGAGCGAGACCAGATAGAAATAGCTCGGCTTGAAAGTGAACTAGCATCCATCAGAGAGGCAACTGTTCATGCCAGCCAGGAGGTCGTGGAGAGGGAGAAATTAGAAGTTGATAAACTAGAAAGAGAGCTGGCTTCACtcaaagaggagcaggaagatgCCAAAAAGAAGAGCGAGACCTTGGCTGAAGTGTGGAGACATTTGCAAGCGCTGACTCTAGCTGATGTAgatgctgcagaggaaaaaccTGTCCCAGGTGACCTTTCCCTGCTCCTGGACTCTGTGCAATCAATTGCGACCCAATTGGCAAcgctgaaagacaaacagagtgagagtgaggaGCGATGTGCAGCACTCACCCACACCATGGAAACCCTTCAGG aCCAACTTGACAGAAAATCCTTAGACCAAGAAGAAGCCACTGCCAAGATCCAGGAGTTGGAGCAGCAAATTGTTACA ttgagtGAAAGAGAGGATGTGACTGAACCATCAGCACAGGATTCATCAG CACACAtacaggagctgcagcagcagctatcAGAAAAAGACAATGAGCTTGTCGCCTTGAGAGAATCCTTTAGACTGGCTGAAGAACAGCGCTCTGGAGAGGTTGCCACCAGGGAAACCTACAATGAGGCTCCAGACCAGAATCAGGATGTCAGTACAGCTCCCACTGACAGTTCTGCAGCTCTTCCTGACCTGATGGAGGATACACAAGAAGAAGAGACCACCTTAGTTGCTGAGGACACCTCTGTTCTCTCCATTTCTGCTGACAATGAAAGCAGCCCAGAACTTATTGGACACCAGTGCGAGTCCCCAGAAGAATCCAAAGGGACCTCCTCGGATGAAATGGTTGCTAGTAGCGATTCGGAGGTAGCCCACAGCAGTTGGACCCTGTTGGAAGCTGTGAATCAAGATGGAGGGCACGAGTGGCCATCCATCCTGCAGGACTTTggccagctgcagctgcagtcgtGGGAAGCGGCGAGCATGGAGCAGGAAAACTCCACAGTTCAAGTTGAGTCTGCCTCTGTTGTCATTCGAGAGACAGTTCAGGTTCATCTCACCCAGCAAGGTTCTTCCTCCACAGACACCAGTTTACCTACTGGCCAGGCGTTTGCTCAGACCTTAGCCGAGGAGCTCCAGAAGAGGTACAGTGAACTTttggctgagctgcagaggctcaaagctgctgctgcagagtcaCAGGAGAAAATCAAGAGTCTCGAAGAAGAAACACAGTCACTTACTGCTGCCAAAGGAAAGGCTGAGTGCCAGGCCAACGACTTTGCAGAGGAGCTTAAGTTCGCTAAAGTGAAGTTGGATGAGGTTTCCCAGCAAAGTTGCTCAGTGGTAGAGAAGCACAGTGTTGAAATGCAGCTTCTAGAAGAACAGATAGAAATTTTGAGCTTTGAAAGTAAAACCAAGGACCAGAAGATCCAGAGCCTGCAGAGTGACTTGGAGCAAACCCAGCGTGCTCTGTCTGAGCAGGAAGGCCAGGCCAGGATGCTGAGTGCTcagctggaggacagagagctCCTCACCTCTGAGCTTGAAAAGAAGCTGGAAGATACAGAAAACAGCATGGTTGAATATTCCCAGACATCAGTTCTAAAGAATGAGGCTTTGTTAAAGAAGGACTCAGAGATCAGTGAGCTACATCTTCACCTCAGccagaaagaacaagagatAATGGAGCTGAATGACAGTATGTCAGCCAGACTTGTCCAAGTAGAAGAAGAGAAGTTCCAGATTGACAGTGAGGTCAATAAACTGAGAGAACAGATAGTGGAACTTCAGAATGTGAGAAAGGAGACACAGGAAGTGAGCTGTGAAGACTCAGCTGCTCACGAAGATGATGAACTTGGCACATTACGAAAAGAGAAAGGAGTGCTGGAAACCCaactaacaaacacaaagaagaagctgcaggCTGCACTTGTGCAGCGCAAAGAGCTCATGAAGAAGGTTGCTGACTTTGAGGCAGAAGccaaaaaatggaaagagaaagatgaactagaaaaagaagaaaatcctGCAAATGTTCCAGAGGTAGAAAAAACAGGAGCACATGAGATTCAAGAAATGGAGGCTAAAGTCCTTGAGCTTGAGCAAGCCTTAAGATCCAAAGAGGAAATAATTGAATCACTCAAGCAGAAAAATAGCCAACAGGATGAAGTCATTGCTGAGGCACTTGCCCTGAATCAAAAGTTAAGTGAAGAAGCTGAAAATAGTCACAATCAGTCTGTAGAAATTTCTCCTGAAACAACCATGTTACAATCCCAAGTGGCCACTCTGGAAGCAGAGTGTGAAACACTTCAGAGGAAAGTTCAAGAGGCTCAAGAGTCTCGCAGAGAAACCATCCGCAAagcaaaagacaaagacaggcaCCACCGCGAAcaactgaagcagcagaaagaagaaTACAGTGAGCTGATGGAGCGATTTGAGGCGCAAGGCGGAGAAAGAGAAGCTCTCCTGACGAAGCTGAGAGAGTTGGAAGAAAAAGTGACCAGTGAGAAAGAGGACCAGTCTCATCATGAGACCCAACAAGCAGTTGAAAATGTGAATAAGCAAATGGCAGCAGGGGATTGGGTTCAGGAGGACTGGGTGGATTTTGCAACATCTGAGCCTGATTCATCACAACCGCAAACTCTTGATTCAGTTCAGCATCACTTGAAGACGTCTGACCATCCTGTCCATTCTGTCAATCCTGCACAAATGGAGGAATCAGTGAAAGCTCTGGGAGAAGATCTCCAAACTGTGCAAGAGGCTTACAGAGAGCTCGAGAATCAGCTGCAAGAAACTCAAGCTGGTCTGTCACTGAAGGAAGCTGAAGTACTGGATTTAGGTAAAGAGGTACAAGCACttagagaaaaagaaagccagATCAATGCTCTGTCAGAGGAAGTTAATGATCTCAGAGAAAAGTATCGCCAGGCTGTGTCTTATGCAGAAACACTAAAAGCAGAGATGGTAGCATCTGCAGATTCCTCATCCACTACTGAAACTCTGCAGGCTGAGGTGGAGGACTTTAAACAGTTTCTCAACAACAAGAACCAGGAAATACTGGAGCTCAGTCAGCAGTTGAGTGAGCAAAACTCTCTCATAAACTCAATGCAGGATACAGTGTCTCAGAAAGATCAGGTCATAGCTTCTTTACAGGAAGAGTTAAAAGCTCAACAGGAAAAAACCCAGAGGTTAGAGGTTGAGGTTCCACAgaagcaagaagaagaaaatgacagcGAGGCGAAGATACAGCAGCTTCAGCGAAAGCTTCAGGCTGCTCTGATCTCTCGCAAAGAGGTCCTGAAAGAAAGCAAAATCCAGAAAGAGAAGCTAGCCTCAACTGAGGAGCATGTTACTGAACTTCAACAAAAAATGGAATCAGCAGAAGATGAGCTGACGAAGCTACGAGCAGAAAGATTAATATTGATCGATGAGGTCGATCGAACATTACTGGAGAACCAAAGCCTTGGATCATCCTGTGAGAGCCTCAAACTGGCCATGGAAGGGATTGTGAATGAGAAAGATGCTTGTAAGAGAGAATCAGAGTTGGCAAAAGAGGAGGCCATCAGGATGAGCAGAGAATGGGAGGAAAAGGTTCAAGGCATGAAGGATGAGTACGAGACTCTGCTGAAGTCTTATGAAAATGTGAGCGATGAGGCGGAGAGGGTGAGGCGAGTCCTGGAAGCCGCCAGGCAGGAGAGACAGGAGTTAGCAGCCAGGGTGAGGACAAATGAGGCTGCGAGAcaacaggcagagaggcaggCTGAGGACGCACAGAAAGAGGTTGATacagtgaaagacaaaatgagaaaatttgccaaaacaaagcagcagaagataCTGGAGCTAGAGGAGGAGaatgagagactgagagagatgCAGGAGAGTTCTGGAGTAAAACAAGAAGATAACACTCTCAAAGCTGAGGCTGAAAGACTTCAGGAGGAACTGGGGGCTTTGAAAGCTGAGCTAGATGCTACCGTGGCAGAGAGAGACTCTCTAGGGGAACAGATTGAAGAACTGAGGGAACAACTCTCCCAGATTAgagtaaatgaagaaaatgaaactcaaGTGACTCAACTTAGCTCTGCAGCTGTTGAAGAGGTTGTCACTGCCCAGAAATCTGAAACAATCATGACCAAAGCAGAGCCTGATGAGAGTCAGTACGAAGAAAACCCTGTAACTTCAGAAGAGACTTCAGGTGACCTAATGGTTGCAATGTCCGCACCAGAAGCACATTTCCAgcacacagaagagaaagaaaaagaaagaatgtctGAAAGTGCTCAAAATGTATTAGAGGACAAAAtgaaggagatggagacagaaaggGCACTGTGGCGGGAACAGGAGGCTGAACTCAAAGCCACACTGGCTTCACTTGAGAGGGACCTACAGGAAAGTGAAGAGAAGCTGACTGTTGTGTCCTCTCTGGAGAAGTGCCTacaagagagaaaagacagagagaagagccTCATTGAAGAGGGCTTGAAAAGGGAGACTCAGTTCAAGGAACTCCTCAGAAGCCTTGAAAGTGAGAAAGATAATCTGGAGGAGCGTCTGATGAACCAGTTGGCCCAGCTCAATGGGAGCATCGCCGGTTAccagcaggaaacagcagacAACCGGGAGCACCTAGCTGAAGTtcagcaggaggtggagaggtTGGAGAGGGAGCGAGCTGAACTGGAAGCCCAGGCTCAGAGCGAGAGGGACCGAGCGTCCAGGCTGGAAGAAGACATGAGGCAAGCCCAGAGAGAAAGGGCTGAAGCCGAGGCGGGGTGTGGGAAACAGAgggagctggagcagcagctgaggtcTGCTCAGAGGGTCAAAGAAGGCAGCCAGAACCGAGCACGTCAGCTGGAAGAGCTGCTGAGGGAGAAGCAGCTGGAAGTCCGACAGCTGCAGAAGGACAGCATCCAGTACCAGGAGAGGATCAGTGAGCTGGGAAGGGAAGCTAAGGCACTGCAGTTAGGTCTTGATGAGCTCAATAAAAAACTAGAACAATCCCAGCTGGAGACTTCCAAAACTATAGAGGACCTGAAAGGGACAGAGGCAGAGTTGGCTGGCTGTAAATCCCAACTGGAAGAGGTCCAGAAACAGTTAAGTGAGGCCTTAGCTGAGAAAGCAACCTTAGAACAGAGCgtgcagcagagagaggctTCGATGAGAGCTGAGGCAGAGCAGACCTTGGACTCTGTGAGGTTCAGACTGGGAGCTGAACTGAAGGAGATGGAGCTGAGACTGGAGGAGGCGTACAGAGAAcgggaaaaggaagaggaggccacCATGGAGGCCAGAGAGATGGCAGAGGGAGCTGAGAGACGAGCCCAGGAGATGCAAGCCCGCCTGGACGAGTCTCTTGCAAGGTTGGCTGCCTTCTCACGCTGCATGTCCTCACTGCAAGATGACCGGGATCGAGTCTTGGACGAGGCCCGGCAGTGGGAGACTCGCTTTAATGATGCTTTGCGGGGAAAAGAAGGTGAAGTCCGAGAGGCTGAAACACGGGCCAAGGAGCTGGAAGAACACCTTCAGAAAGAAATTGTCCTGAAAGAGGAACTTCAGATTTCTGTGGAAAG ACTAGAGAAAGCAGACAAAGACTGGCAGCTGAGActggaagaagaaggaaagaaagtcACAGAAAGTCAATCTGCTCTTGTAGAAGAGAAGAGCAAGCTTCAAGAAACCTTAGCCGAGTTACAGTCGGCACAGAATGAAGTCCGTGCACTTACAGATGAGCTGCAGGGTCTTCATCACAGAGTCCAGGCTCTGGAAGAGGCTGTAGGTCGGCTGCAGGGTGAAGTCGACCAGACCAGGACTgagctgagggagagagaggcagaagagaaaCGGCTCTGCTTAAATTTGGAGCAACTGGAGACAGACCTGAGATCCTCGAAGGCCTTGACAGAGAATCTGGAAGCTGAGCTAAatgagaaggaaaggagagaagtgGAAATGCTGGGGGAGATAGAGCAAGCTGTTGCACAG tCTGCTGATGAGGCCAGAAAGGAGGCTGACAGCCGGGCACAAGAAGctgagaaggagctggagcagagaagagaagaagtgCGGGATCTGGAGGAAAAACTGAGAAaggcagaagaagagagcaACAACCGAAAAGCCAAGCTGGACTCTTTCATGAAGGCCATGAGCTCCTTGCAggatgacagagacagagttcTTAACATGtacaaacagctggaggagaagcACCTGCAG GTGATGATGGAGAAGGATGGTCTGATTCAAGAGGCAGCAGGGGAGAACAACAGCCTGAAAGAAGAGCTGCGCTCTCTGCTGGTCCAGAGAGATGACCTGTACGCTGAAAAGGCCAAGCTGTCTGCTCAGCTTCATGGCTACCGTGATGACCTTAACCAAGTCCTGAGCATGAAAGACtctcaacacaaacagcttctGGCTACTCAGAGAGAGCGCATCACCTCTCTGGAGAGGGAACGTGAAGAATTGGAAAGTCAGTTAAAGAGCATCAGCagagccagagagacagaggtggagGCAGTGAGAGTGGAGAGGGACACTCTGAGTCAGGCTGCTGACAGTAACACAATATCTCAGCTGATAGATGCTCCAGGAGCAGAGGTTGAAAAGCTGAGGGAGCAACTTCAGACATCAAGAGAGCAAATAGAGGCTTTACAGGGGACCTTACAACGGGAGAGACAAGAACAGGACAGCAAAAGCAAAGAGCTAGCTGAGCTGCGATGGGAGGGAGGTGTGATGCGGACCGAGTCTGAGAGCGCTCAGGAGAGGGTGGCAGAGCTGGCTCGAGACCTCCTGGCCATCGAGCAGAAACTGctagaagagaaagaagtgacGACCCAGCTGAGAGCAGAGAATCAGTCTTTTGCTAAAGCCATGGCCTCCCTACAGGACAGCAGGGACCAAGCAGTGAACAAGGCCCAGGAAATGAGCCTGAAAATGGAAGAGATGAGTAAGGCGGCGGTTGGTCATGCAGCTCACAGCAGCCCTGCAGGCTCCACTGGAGAGGTGTGGAGCCTGAAGAACGCACTACAAGCACTTCAAAACGACAGGGAAAGACTG ctggagcagcttCAAACACAAACGTCTGTGCTCAAGAAGCAGAAATCGGAGTTGGCTCGGCTGGGAGCTGGAGAGCTAATTAAAGTCAGCCAGGAGCTGtttgaggagaagaagaagaatgaagacATGCTGAGTGTTATAATGCAGCTGGAGAATGTGGTGCAAATtggcaaacaggaagtggagacaCTCAG gCTGGAGCGCATCGACTGGATGGCTCAAGCAGagcagctgaagcagcagaCACTCACCACACTCTCAGAAAGGGACCAACAACTGCGGCAGCTTACCGCCATGTTGGAGGAGGCTCGCACTCATGAACCAAAACTTCAGAAGGAACACTATCAGAGAGAG GGCACAGAGAAGGCAGACAGTCCTCCTGGAGCCCCACAGGAGCGAAGCAGCCCACCAGACAGTCATGCATACATTGCTGAGGTCAAAGAGTTACAGAGGAG GTTAGACGAAGAGACACAGCAGAGGATGGCAGCGGAGGAACAGCTCATGGCAACACAAGACAGACTCAAACG CCACAGCCAGGCTACATGGCACTTTGCACAAGAAGGGGATCACTCAGagactgctgtttttattgaacCGCCGGAAGGAGCTGTCACTCGA GTTCGGAGAGGTGGTCCAGGTTTAATGCGGATGCTCCGAGCAGCGTTCTGCTCTCGCCAGCGTacccctctgctgctcagcctcTATCTGCTCACTGTGCACGtcctgctgctgatgtgtcTGGGCGGATACCTCTGA